In the genome of Tropicibacter oceani, one region contains:
- a CDS encoding response regulator, with amino-acid sequence MDGTVLVADDDRTIRTVLTQALTRAGCKVHATSSLTTLMRWVAEGKGDVVITDVMMPDGNGLEMLPKINKDRPGLPVIVISAQNTIMTAIQAAEAEAYDYLPKPFDLPDLMKRTSKALEHRNRAPRREDPVVGADEPDELPLVGKTPAMQALYRLVAKVMNTDLPVLVCGESGTGKSLIARAIHDFSDRRTLPFVTVTGADLADLEGPAKVLARVRGGTLLIDEIADIPDEVQARIVRMMDVPGEHVPRFMATTQYDAGSLMDSGKVRQDLFYRLDGATITVPSLRERVEDIALLTDHFLARAEREGAPKRWLSKEAAELFRVYSWPGNVRQLENAVRRLCLTSMEKEITRAEVSAVLGNQPETGPALHGGDSENLGASVARHLRRYFDLHGAMLPPEGLHGRIIKEVEEPLIEIALEATGGNQAKCADLLGINRNTLRKKITDLDIRVTRRRKLM; translated from the coding sequence ATGGATGGCACCGTACTTGTCGCCGACGACGACCGCACGATCCGAACCGTTTTGACCCAGGCCCTGACGCGCGCCGGGTGCAAGGTGCACGCGACCTCCAGCCTGACGACGCTGATGCGCTGGGTGGCCGAGGGCAAGGGCGACGTGGTGATCACCGATGTGATGATGCCCGATGGCAACGGGCTGGAAATGCTGCCCAAGATCAACAAGGACCGGCCCGGGCTGCCGGTGATCGTGATTTCGGCGCAGAACACCATCATGACCGCCATCCAGGCCGCCGAGGCCGAGGCCTATGACTATCTGCCCAAGCCTTTCGATCTGCCTGACCTGATGAAGCGTACCTCGAAGGCGCTGGAACACCGCAACCGCGCGCCGCGGCGCGAGGACCCGGTGGTCGGCGCCGACGAGCCGGACGAGCTGCCGCTGGTGGGCAAGACCCCGGCGATGCAGGCGCTGTACCGGCTGGTGGCCAAGGTGATGAACACCGATCTGCCGGTGCTGGTCTGCGGCGAAAGCGGTACGGGCAAAAGCCTGATCGCGCGCGCCATTCACGACTTTTCCGACCGCCGCACGCTGCCCTTCGTGACGGTGACGGGCGCTGACCTGGCCGATCTGGAAGGCCCGGCCAAGGTGCTGGCGCGGGTGCGCGGCGGCACGCTGCTGATCGACGAGATCGCCGACATCCCAGACGAGGTGCAGGCGCGCATCGTGCGGATGATGGATGTGCCGGGCGAACACGTGCCGCGCTTCATGGCGACCACGCAGTATGATGCCGGGTCGCTGATGGACAGCGGCAAGGTGCGTCAGGACCTGTTCTATCGCCTTGATGGCGCGACGATCACCGTGCCGTCGTTGCGCGAACGGGTCGAGGACATCGCCCTGTTGACCGACCATTTCCTGGCCCGGGCGGAACGCGAGGGGGCGCCCAAGCGCTGGCTGTCCAAGGAGGCGGCCGAGCTGTTCCGCGTCTACAGCTGGCCCGGCAACGTGCGCCAGTTGGAAAACGCCGTGCGCCGTCTGTGCCTGACCAGCATGGAAAAGGAAATCACCCGCGCCGAGGTCAGCGCGGTGCTGGGCAACCAGCCCGAAACCGGACCGGCCCTGCATGGCGGCGACAGCGAAAACCTGGGCGCGTCGGTGGCGCGGCACCTGCGGCGCTATTTCGACCTGCACGGCGCGATGCTGCCCCCCGAAGGCCTGCACGGCCGCATCATCAAGGAGGTCGAAGAGCCGCTGATCGAGATCGCGCTTGAGGCGACGGGCGGGAATCAGGCGAAATGCGCCGACCTTCTGGGAATCAACCGCAATACCCTGCGAAAAAAAATCACCGACCTTGATATTCGCGTGACACGGCGCCGCAAATTGATGTAA
- the trkA gene encoding Trk system potassium transporter TrkA has translation MKVIICGAGQVGWQIARHLSGERNDVTVVDSNPDLVRRATDTLDVQGIAGFASYPDVLEKAGARDADMVIAATYSDEVNMVTCQVAHSVFAVPRKIARLRAQSYLTAIYSDLYRREHLPIDVVISPEREVAEAALQRLSAPAAFDTETFLDGSAHLLGLSIDEDCPVVNTPLRQLTDLFSTLRSVVVGVRRDGTLFAPEAGDQLFVGDSCYVMVHQDDVRRTLEIFGKSVRKQERVVIVGGGNVGLAVARQLEQRRDRIRAKVIERDRKNAERAADALERTIVLHGDGLDAALLSEAGVERADAVLCVTDDDKTNMLAAVRAKAAGCPMAIALVNDPTLVELMEPLGIDAYINPRATTVSSILRHIRHGRVRSVYSIGDAEAEVIEAEVLSTSSIAGARIRDIDFPEGVLVGAVRKGGKVVKLTGSLQVDAGDQIVIFALAKDVPEVERLLQVSIDFF, from the coding sequence ATGAAGGTCATCATATGCGGGGCGGGCCAGGTTGGCTGGCAGATCGCGCGCCACCTGTCGGGCGAACGCAACGACGTCACGGTTGTCGACAGCAACCCCGACCTGGTCCGGCGCGCCACCGATACGCTGGATGTGCAGGGGATCGCGGGTTTCGCCAGCTATCCGGACGTTCTGGAAAAGGCCGGTGCGCGCGATGCCGACATGGTGATCGCCGCGACCTATTCGGACGAGGTGAACATGGTCACCTGCCAGGTGGCCCATTCGGTCTTTGCCGTGCCGCGCAAGATCGCCCGCCTGCGGGCGCAAAGCTATCTGACAGCGATCTATTCCGATCTTTACCGGCGCGAACACCTGCCCATCGACGTCGTCATCAGCCCCGAACGCGAGGTCGCCGAGGCCGCGCTTCAGCGGCTGTCAGCCCCGGCGGCCTTTGACACCGAAACCTTTCTGGATGGCAGCGCGCATCTGCTGGGCCTGTCGATCGACGAAGACTGCCCGGTGGTCAACACGCCACTGCGGCAGCTGACCGACCTGTTTTCCACGCTGCGTTCGGTCGTGGTGGGGGTGCGGCGCGACGGCACGCTGTTTGCGCCCGAAGCCGGTGACCAACTGTTTGTCGGCGACAGCTGCTATGTCATGGTGCATCAGGACGATGTGCGCCGCACGCTTGAAATCTTTGGCAAATCCGTGCGCAAACAGGAACGCGTGGTGATCGTGGGCGGCGGCAACGTCGGCCTTGCGGTGGCGCGCCAGCTGGAACAGCGGCGCGACCGGATCCGCGCCAAGGTGATCGAGCGCGACCGCAAGAACGCCGAACGCGCCGCCGATGCGCTGGAACGCACCATCGTGCTGCATGGCGACGGCCTGGACGCCGCCCTGCTGAGCGAGGCGGGCGTCGAACGCGCCGACGCGGTGCTGTGCGTGACCGACGACGACAAGACCAACATGCTGGCCGCCGTGCGCGCCAAGGCCGCCGGCTGCCCGATGGCGATTGCCCTGGTCAACGATCCGACCCTGGTCGAGCTGATGGAGCCGCTGGGCATCGACGCCTATATCAACCCGCGCGCCACAACCGTAAGTTCCATTCTGCGCCACATCCGACACGGGCGCGTGCGCTCGGTCTATTCGATCGGCGACGCCGAGGCCGAGGTGATCGAGGCCGAGGTGCTGTCGACATCCTCCATCGCCGGGGCGCGCATCCGCGACATCGATTTCCCCGAAGGCGTGCTGGTCGGGGCGGTGCGCAAGGGCGGCAAGGTCGTCAAGCTGACCGGCAGCCTGCAGGTCGACGCGGGCGACCAGATCGTGATCTTTGCCCTGGCCAAGGACGTGCCGGAGGTCGAACGCCTCCTGCAGGTCTCGATCGACTTTTTCTGA
- a CDS encoding TrkH family potassium uptake protein: MTAIARLPLFLMLLGLMSVTLIVPAGYALAIEEFHDARAFFYSGLVGMILTALVGIALSNRAHNLSGVRQLLGFLAAFIFLPIFLAVPFYEAVRTTTFLSAYVEMVSALTTTGASLFDPARLSGPEHLWRGLVGWMGGLMVWVAASAILAPLTLGGFEVTAGGEPGQLIANGAARDVRNTPARRLHRSAEALVPIYVGLTLALCVLLLVAGDPPLVALMHAMAVMSTSGITPLAGVTAAPSGLIGEMILFCFMFFALSRMTFSTDTGQAQRRGLQYDPEFRLGLLIVGTVPVLFFVRHWLASFEVGDEQNLLAGVRAFWGGLFTAMSFLSTTGFLSGDWDTAQAWSGLSTPGILLMGLAMVGGGVATTAGGVKLLRVYALYLNGKRELERLIHPHSVGGSGLVNRRIRREGAFIAWVFFMLFAVTLAGFCMAFSAVGIGFEQAMILTVAGLSNTGPLVLYSGAEPIVLNALGAEAKALLSAAMILGRLELLAIVVMLSPDLWRS, translated from the coding sequence ATGACCGCCATCGCACGATTGCCATTGTTCTTGATGCTGCTGGGGCTGATGTCGGTCACGCTGATCGTGCCGGCGGGCTATGCCCTTGCCATCGAGGAATTCCACGACGCGCGTGCCTTTTTCTATTCGGGGCTGGTGGGGATGATCCTGACCGCGCTGGTCGGCATCGCCCTGTCGAACCGCGCCCACAACCTTAGCGGCGTGCGCCAGTTGCTGGGCTTTCTGGCGGCCTTCATATTTCTTCCGATCTTTCTTGCCGTGCCGTTCTACGAGGCCGTGCGCACCACCACCTTTCTGTCCGCCTATGTCGAAATGGTCTCGGCGCTGACCACCACCGGGGCCAGCCTGTTTGATCCGGCGCGCCTGTCGGGGCCCGAACACCTGTGGCGCGGGCTGGTCGGCTGGATGGGCGGGCTGATGGTCTGGGTCGCGGCCTCGGCCATCCTGGCGCCGCTGACGCTGGGCGGTTTCGAAGTCACGGCCGGCGGCGAGCCGGGGCAGCTGATCGCCAATGGCGCGGCGCGCGACGTGCGCAACACCCCCGCCCGCCGCCTGCACCGCAGCGCCGAGGCGCTGGTGCCGATCTATGTCGGGCTGACCCTTGCGCTGTGCGTGCTGTTGCTGGTGGCGGGCGATCCGCCGCTGGTCGCCCTGATGCATGCCATGGCGGTCATGTCGACCTCGGGGATCACGCCGCTTGCCGGGGTCACGGCGGCGCCCAGCGGCCTGATCGGAGAGATGATCCTGTTCTGTTTCATGTTCTTCGCCCTGTCGCGGATGACCTTTTCCACCGACACCGGGCAGGCGCAGCGCCGCGGCCTGCAATATGACCCCGAATTCCGGCTGGGTCTGTTGATTGTCGGGACTGTCCCGGTGCTGTTCTTCGTGCGCCACTGGCTGGCCTCGTTCGAGGTGGGCGACGAACAGAACCTGCTGGCCGGGGTGCGGGCCTTTTGGGGCGGGCTGTTCACGGCCATGTCCTTTCTCAGCACCACGGGGTTTCTCAGCGGCGACTGGGACACGGCGCAGGCCTGGTCGGGGTTGTCGACGCCGGGCATCCTGTTGATGGGCCTGGCCATGGTCGGCGGCGGCGTGGCCACCACCGCGGGCGGGGTCAAGCTGCTGCGCGTCTATGCGCTCTACCTGAACGGCAAGCGCGAGCTTGAGCGGCTGATCCATCCGCATTCGGTTGGCGGCTCGGGCCTGGTCAACCGCCGCATAAGGCGCGAGGGCGCCTTTATCGCCTGGGTCTTCTTCATGCTGTTCGCGGTGACGCTGGCCGGTTTCTGCATGGCCTTCAGCGCCGTCGGCATCGGCTTTGAACAGGCGATGATCCTGACCGTCGCGGGGCTGTCGAACACCGGGCCGCTGGTGCTGTATTCAGGGGCCGAACCGATCGTGCTGAACGCCCTTGGCGCCGAGGCCAAGGCCCTGCTGAGCGCCGCGATGATCCTGGGGCGGCTCGAACTTCTGGCCATTGTGGTGATGCTGTCGCCGGACCTTTGGCGCAGCTAG
- the dusB gene encoding tRNA dihydrouridine synthase DusB, producing MSFRLKDKEITPPVMLAPLAGITDLPFRTLVSRFGAGLVVSEMIASGEFLTERPGTREKAELGAQIENTSVQIAGRAPGPMAEAARMVADMGARVIDINMGCPAKKVTGGWSGSALMQVPDHALSLIEAVVDAVDVPVTLKTRLGWDDSCLNAADLARRAEAAGVQMVVIHGRTRCQFYKGRANWAAIAEVKNALTVPVVANGDIVDAASARRALAQSGADGVMIGRGAQGAPWTLAQVAHDLFGAPAPVIPQGADFVDMVAGHYEAMLDFYGPDLGNRVARKHLGWYMDRVGTDGAARGALLREKSPAAVLARLPDALNRPFCPSGAAA from the coding sequence TTGAGCTTTCGTCTGAAAGACAAGGAAATCACCCCACCGGTCATGCTGGCCCCGCTTGCCGGGATCACCGACCTGCCGTTTCGCACCCTGGTGTCGCGGTTCGGCGCGGGCCTTGTGGTGTCCGAGATGATCGCCAGCGGCGAATTCCTGACCGAGCGCCCCGGCACCCGCGAAAAGGCGGAGCTGGGCGCGCAGATCGAAAACACCAGCGTGCAGATCGCCGGCCGCGCGCCTGGACCGATGGCCGAGGCGGCCAGGATGGTCGCCGACATGGGCGCGCGGGTGATCGACATCAACATGGGCTGCCCGGCCAAGAAGGTGACGGGCGGCTGGTCCGGCTCGGCGCTGATGCAGGTGCCCGACCACGCGCTGTCGCTGATCGAGGCGGTGGTTGATGCGGTCGACGTGCCGGTGACGCTCAAGACCCGGCTGGGCTGGGATGACAGCTGCCTGAACGCCGCCGATCTGGCCCGCCGCGCCGAGGCGGCAGGGGTGCAGATGGTGGTGATCCACGGGCGCACCCGCTGCCAATTCTACAAGGGCCGCGCCAACTGGGCCGCGATCGCCGAGGTAAAGAATGCGCTGACGGTGCCGGTTGTCGCGAACGGCGATATCGTCGATGCCGCCAGCGCGCGCCGGGCGCTGGCGCAGTCCGGCGCCGATGGTGTGATGATCGGGCGCGGGGCGCAGGGCGCGCCCTGGACGCTGGCGCAGGTGGCGCATGATCTGTTCGGCGCGCCGGCGCCGGTGATCCCGCAGGGCGCTGACTTTGTCGACATGGTCGCCGGCCACTACGAGGCGATGCTGGATTTCTACGGCCCCGATCTGGGCAACCGCGTCGCCCGCAAACACCTGGGCTGGTACATGGACCGCGTCGGCACCGACGGGGCGGCGCGCGGCGCGCTTTTGCGCGAAAAATCCCCCGCGGCGGTGCTGGCGCGTCTGCCCGATGCCCTGAACCGGCCGTTCTGCCCTTCGGGAGCTGCCGCATGA
- the hfq gene encoding RNA chaperone Hfq produces MASDRQNLQDAFLNHVRKTKVPVTVFLINGVKLQGVITWFDNFCVLLRRDGQSQLVYKHAISTIMPSQPINLYDGEDAS; encoded by the coding sequence ATGGCTTCGGACAGACAGAACCTGCAGGACGCATTTCTTAACCACGTTCGCAAAACCAAGGTTCCGGTTACGGTATTCCTGATCAACGGTGTGAAGCTGCAAGGTGTCATCACCTGGTTTGACAATTTCTGCGTGCTTTTGCGCCGCGACGGCCAGTCTCAACTGGTTTACAAACATGCGATCAGCACGATCATGCCGTCGCAACCGATCAACCTTTATGATGGTGAAGACGCTTCTTGA
- the ntrX gene encoding nitrogen assimilation response regulator NtrX → MSDILIVDDERDIRELIGDILEDEGFSTRLAGNSQDAMNEINAEPPALLILDIWLKDSKMDGIDILKTVKRDNPDVPVVIISGHGNIEIAVAAIKQGAYDFIEKPFNIDQLLVVIRRAMETSLLRRENQQLKRGETKNAEMIGDSASFRTLVSQLDKVTKSNGRVMLTGPAGSGKEVAARYIHARSNRTNAPFVTVNCAGVEPERMEGMLFGRESAQRGVEPGLLEQAHGGVIYFDEVADMPVGTQSKILRVLVDQQFTRVGGNDKVRVDLRVISSTGRDLKEEITAGRFREELYHRLNVVPIAVPSLAERREDIPLLAAHFINECNQSQGLPVRSISEDAAALMQTMTWPGNVRQLKNLVERVLILGDGTGPIEARELPQESTPGDAEEDRVVLSGTLATLPLREAREAFEREYLLTQINRFGGNISRTASFVGMERSALHRKLKSLGVVTSQKSGARVAHVDDEAVERAS, encoded by the coding sequence ATGAGCGATATTCTGATTGTCGACGATGAACGCGATATCCGCGAGCTGATCGGGGATATCCTGGAAGACGAAGGCTTCTCCACGCGGCTTGCGGGCAATTCGCAGGATGCGATGAATGAAATCAACGCCGAACCTCCGGCGCTGCTGATCCTCGACATCTGGCTGAAGGACAGCAAGATGGACGGGATCGACATTCTCAAGACCGTCAAGCGCGACAACCCCGATGTGCCGGTGGTGATCATTTCCGGTCATGGCAACATCGAGATCGCCGTGGCGGCGATCAAGCAGGGGGCCTATGATTTCATCGAAAAGCCCTTCAACATCGACCAGCTTCTGGTGGTGATCCGGCGGGCGATGGAAACCTCGCTGCTGCGCCGCGAGAACCAGCAGTTGAAGCGCGGCGAGACGAAGAACGCCGAGATGATCGGCGACAGCGCCTCGTTCCGCACGCTGGTCAGCCAGCTGGACAAGGTGACCAAATCCAACGGCCGCGTCATGCTGACCGGGCCTGCGGGCAGCGGCAAGGAAGTGGCCGCGCGCTATATCCATGCGCGGTCGAACCGGACCAATGCGCCCTTTGTCACCGTCAACTGCGCCGGCGTCGAACCCGAGCGCATGGAGGGGATGCTGTTTGGCCGCGAAAGCGCGCAGCGCGGGGTCGAACCGGGGCTGCTGGAACAGGCGCATGGCGGGGTGATCTATTTCGACGAGGTCGCCGACATGCCCGTCGGCACCCAGTCCAAGATCCTGCGCGTCCTGGTCGATCAGCAGTTCACGCGGGTGGGCGGCAACGACAAGGTGCGGGTGGACCTGCGGGTGATTTCATCGACGGGCCGCGACCTGAAAGAGGAAATCACCGCCGGGCGGTTCCGCGAAGAACTGTACCACCGGCTGAACGTTGTGCCGATCGCGGTGCCGTCGCTGGCCGAACGCCGCGAGGACATCCCGCTGCTGGCGGCGCATTTCATCAACGAATGCAACCAGTCGCAGGGCCTGCCGGTCCGCAGCATTTCCGAGGATGCGGCGGCGCTGATGCAGACCATGACCTGGCCGGGCAACGTGCGCCAGCTCAAGAACCTGGTAGAGCGGGTGCTGATCCTGGGCGATGGCACCGGCCCGATCGAGGCGCGCGAGCTGCCGCAGGAAAGCACGCCGGGCGATGCCGAAGAGGACCGCGTGGTGTTGTCCGGCACCCTGGCCACGCTGCCGCTGCGCGAGGCGCGCGAGGCCTTTGAACGCGAATACCTGCTGACGCAGATCAACCGCTTTGGCGGCAACATCTCGCGGACGGCCTCGTTTGTCGGGATGGAACGCTCGGCCCTGCACCGCAAGCTCAAGAGCCTTGGGGTGGTGACCAGCCAGAAATCCGGTGCGCGCGTGGCGCATGTGGATGACGAGGCGGTGGAACGGGCCTCCTGA
- a CDS encoding sensor histidine kinase NtrY-like, translated as MATRARSEASGGTWARLNRLRRQRHVQNAMTLALVALGPLLALATFLVLGPLDSGSGTQMSLRLILLADLVYVLLVAALVLSRVARMIADRRAQSAGSRLHLRLTGAFALMALLPAITVAVFAVITINIGLETWFSSRVQNVVGASLAAAEAYESEQSAALTQDAWALGGFVNQNRQVLTLNPTMTLRELLSEGQSQIQRGLREAYVIDSAGEIIARGERSYLFDFERPGPQDFARADDNGVALIEDWQNNEFRALVPLNAFVDHYLYVSRDVDGRILTLLDETQETARFYQQQESERGRRLFDFALLYLGFALLLILAATWAGLWFAERLSRPVGRLAGAAQRVGGGDLDVQVIEDEGDDEISMLGRYFNQMTRQLKAQRETLLENTRQIERRQRLFDSVLSSVTSGVVGLDEEGKVTFVNRAAERLLGWHENHRADPIFVAVPEFGTLFDRIREEGRETLQEEIKVSREGRLEHLLVRLSTRRRSDASLEGYVVAFDDVTDLVGAQRMAAWGDVARRIAHEIKNPLTPIQLSAERIKRKFGRKLEGDDVTSLNDLTEVIIRQTGDLRRIVDEFSKFARMPEPERKPEDLGALLRGAVLLQETGQPEVRFKTDIPGDPMPCELDATMIGQALTNLIKNAGEAIESLREQGAPDGFDPEIRVSAALSDDGRAEIRIMDNGIGLPEDRARLFEPYVTTRDKGTGLGLPIVKKIIEEHGGTLSLEDAPAFGEGAHPGAMAVVRLPLGAPASEAQMKLVQEV; from the coding sequence GTGGCCACACGAGCACGGTCTGAAGCGTCCGGGGGCACCTGGGCGCGCCTTAACCGTCTGCGACGGCAAAGGCATGTGCAAAATGCGATGACACTGGCGCTGGTGGCGCTGGGTCCCTTGCTTGCGCTGGCGACATTCCTGGTGCTGGGTCCGCTGGACAGCGGTTCGGGCACGCAAATGAGCCTGCGGCTGATCCTTCTGGCCGATCTTGTCTATGTGCTGCTGGTTGCGGCGCTGGTCCTTAGCCGGGTGGCGCGGATGATCGCCGACCGGCGGGCGCAATCGGCCGGATCGCGGCTGCACCTGCGGCTGACCGGGGCCTTTGCGCTGATGGCGCTTTTGCCGGCGATCACGGTGGCGGTCTTTGCGGTCATCACCATCAACATCGGTCTTGAAACCTGGTTCTCCAGCCGGGTTCAGAACGTGGTGGGGGCCTCGCTTGCGGCGGCCGAGGCCTATGAAAGCGAACAAAGCGCCGCGCTGACACAGGATGCCTGGGCGCTTGGCGGGTTCGTCAACCAGAACCGCCAGGTGCTGACGCTGAACCCGACCATGACGCTGCGCGAATTGCTGTCCGAAGGCCAGTCGCAGATCCAGCGCGGTCTACGCGAGGCTTATGTAATTGACAGTGCAGGGGAAATCATTGCGCGGGGCGAACGGTCCTACCTGTTCGACTTCGAACGCCCCGGCCCGCAGGATTTCGCCCGCGCCGACGACAACGGGGTCGCCCTGATCGAGGATTGGCAGAACAACGAATTCCGCGCCCTGGTGCCGCTGAACGCCTTTGTCGATCACTACCTTTACGTCAGCCGCGATGTCGACGGGCGCATCCTGACGCTGCTGGATGAAACCCAGGAAACCGCGCGGTTCTACCAGCAACAAGAAAGCGAACGCGGCCGGCGGCTGTTCGATTTCGCCCTGCTGTACCTGGGCTTTGCGCTGCTGTTGATCCTGGCCGCGACCTGGGCCGGGCTTTGGTTTGCCGAACGTCTGTCGCGCCCGGTGGGCCGGCTGGCGGGCGCGGCGCAGCGCGTTGGTGGCGGCGATCTGGACGTGCAGGTGATCGAGGACGAAGGCGACGACGAAATCTCGATGCTGGGGCGCTATTTCAACCAGATGACCCGGCAACTGAAAGCGCAGCGCGAAACCCTGCTGGAAAACACCCGCCAGATCGAACGCCGCCAGCGGCTGTTCGATTCCGTGCTGTCTTCGGTCACGTCGGGGGTGGTCGGGCTGGACGAAGAGGGCAAGGTGACCTTTGTGAACCGCGCCGCCGAACGCCTGCTGGGCTGGCACGAAAACCACCGCGCCGACCCGATCTTTGTCGCGGTGCCGGAATTCGGCACCCTGTTCGACCGGATCCGCGAGGAAGGCCGCGAAACCCTGCAGGAAGAAATCAAGGTCAGCCGCGAGGGCCGTCTGGAACACCTGCTGGTACGCCTGTCCACCCGGCGCCGCAGCGATGCCAGCCTCGAAGGCTACGTGGTGGCCTTTGACGATGTGACCGACCTTGTGGGCGCGCAGCGCATGGCCGCCTGGGGCGATGTCGCCCGCCGCATCGCCCACGAGATCAAGAACCCGCTGACCCCGATCCAGCTGTCCGCCGAGCGCATCAAGCGCAAGTTCGGCCGCAAGCTGGAAGGCGACGACGTGACCTCGCTGAACGATCTGACCGAGGTGATCATTCGCCAGACCGGCGATCTGCGGCGCATCGTCGATGAGTTTTCCAAGTTCGCGCGCATGCCCGAACCCGAACGCAAGCCCGAGGACCTGGGCGCGCTGCTGCGCGGTGCCGTGCTGTTGCAGGAAACCGGCCAGCCCGAGGTGCGGTTCAAGACCGATATCCCGGGCGATCCGATGCCCTGTGAACTGGATGCCACGATGATCGGGCAGGCGCTGACCAACCTGATCAAGAACGCCGGCGAAGCCATCGAAAGCCTGCGCGAACAGGGCGCCCCGGACGGCTTTGACCCCGAAATCCGCGTCAGCGCCGCGCTGTCGGACGACGGCCGCGCCGAGATCCGGATCATGGACAACGGCATCGGGCTGCCCGAAGACCGGGCGCGGCTGTTCGAACCCTATGTGACGACACGCGACAAGGGCACCGGCCTGGGTCTGCCGATCGTCAAGAAGATCATCGAGGAACATGGCGGGACGCTGTCTTTGGAAGACGCGCCCGCATTTGGCGAGGGCGCGCATCCGGGCGCCATGGCCGTTGTACGTCTGCCGTTGGGCGCCCCCGCGTCCGAGGCGCAGATGAAACTGGTGCAGGAGGTTTGA
- a CDS encoding two-component system sensor histidine kinase NtrB, which translates to MEEDTEAMIWSSLPVPAILIDPDERIGDLNPAAEGFLNNSAKWLRGQPVWDRLAVDAPLEKSLARARENGTPLFVNDVDVGTGSRPPLVCNLQISPLMGRAGWMLMLISPRELAGRMTQSHSVKSAAKSAIGMAEMLAHEIKNPLAGIAGAAQLLSMSLPKEDLELTDLIVMETRRIVKLLEQVEQFGNLSAPERLPVNVHDVLDRARRSAALGFGAHMKIVEDYDPSLPMALGDPDQLLQVVLNLIKNASEAADPQAGGTIRLHTYYDHSFRMRRADGSGQSLPLQIEIIDDGPGLPEEIRGDIFDPFVSGRENGTGLGLALVSKIISDHDGWISVDSVPGRTVFRISLPRHAGKPQESI; encoded by the coding sequence ATGGAAGAAGATACCGAAGCGATGATCTGGTCCTCACTGCCGGTTCCGGCAATCCTGATCGACCCGGACGAACGGATTGGCGATCTCAACCCCGCCGCCGAGGGGTTCCTGAACAATTCCGCCAAATGGCTGCGCGGCCAGCCGGTCTGGGATCGGCTGGCGGTGGATGCGCCTCTGGAGAAAAGCCTGGCGCGGGCGCGCGAAAACGGCACGCCGCTGTTCGTCAACGATGTGGATGTCGGCACTGGCAGCCGCCCGCCGCTGGTCTGCAACCTGCAGATTTCGCCGCTGATGGGGCGGGCGGGCTGGATGCTGATGCTGATCAGCCCGCGCGAACTGGCCGGGCGCATGACGCAAAGCCATTCGGTGAAATCGGCCGCCAAATCCGCCATCGGCATGGCCGAGATGCTGGCGCATGAAATCAAGAACCCGCTGGCGGGCATCGCCGGGGCGGCGCAGCTGCTGTCCATGAGCCTGCCCAAGGAAGACCTGGAGTTGACCGACCTGATCGTCATGGAAACCCGCCGCATCGTGAAGCTGCTGGAACAGGTCGAGCAATTCGGCAACCTGTCGGCCCCCGAACGGCTGCCGGTCAACGTCCATGACGTGCTGGACCGGGCGCGGCGTTCGGCGGCGCTGGGGTTTGGCGCCCACATGAAGATCGTCGAGGATTACGACCCCTCCCTGCCGATGGCGCTGGGGGATCCCGACCAGCTGCTGCAGGTGGTGCTGAACCTGATCAAGAACGCCTCCGAGGCGGCCGATCCCCAGGCGGGGGGCACGATCCGGCTGCACACCTATTATGACCACTCGTTCCGGATGCGCCGTGCCGACGGGTCGGGCCAGTCGCTGCCGCTGCAGATCGAGATCATCGACGATGGCCCCGGCCTGCCCGAAGAGATCCGCGGCGACATCTTTGACCCCTTTGTATCGGGACGCGAAAACGGCACCGGCCTGGGGCTGGCGTTGGTCAGCAAGATCATCTCGGACCATGACGGCTGGATTTCCGTGGACTCCGTTCCCGGCCGCACGGTCTTTCGAATTTCATTGCCCCGGCACGCCGGGAAGCCGCAGGAGAGCATCTGA